The following nucleotide sequence is from Triticum dicoccoides isolate Atlit2015 ecotype Zavitan chromosome 7B, WEW_v2.0, whole genome shotgun sequence.
CGGGCGTGGCCGACGGTGGTCGTGGAGGCACTCGGCCCCCCCGAGGTGCTGCTGGACGTGTCAAGGCCTGGGCGCGCTGCTCAAACGCCCtagcgtagtacatggccgtctggaggtccTGGGGCCCCTTCATCTCAacgtccacgcggatgtggtcGGGAAGGCCCCCGACGAAGAGCTCCGCCCGCTGGAGTGCTGTCACCCTCGGTGCGTGACACGCCAGAGCCTGGAAGCGATCGGCGAAATCCTGGACCGTGGAGGTGAAGGGTAGACGGCCTAGCTCGGACAAGCGACTGTCGCGCCGTGGCGGTCCGAAACGAAGGAGACACAGCTCGCAAAAGCGATCCCAGGGAGGCATGCCGCCCTCATCCTGCTCGAGAGCGTAGTACCAGGTCTGTGCGGCGCCCCGAAGGTGGTAGGACGCGAGCCAAGTCCGCTCGgacgccggtgtcctctgtccccgGAAGAACTGGTCACACTGGTTTAACCAGTTAAGCGGGTCGTCCGAACCGTCGTAGGTGGCGAAGTCGATCTTCGCGAACCGAGGCGGCTGCTGGTATGGCGCGCCATGGCCCACTGCCTCGGCGGTGCGGAGAGCTGAGGACGGTGCTCGGTCCATGGTGGAGAGGTCGGGATAGTTCCCCGTGGCGCCCGACGCCTCGGGCTGCAACTGGGAGCCCGACGGTGGCCGGGCCTCCGGGTAGGCTGGTGTAGAGGACGTCCCGTAGAGCCAGCCCGGCAGCGGAGACGGTGACGATGGGAAGTGGACCTCTTGGATCGGGAGGCCGCTCGGCGAGGAACGGCCCAAGCTAGAGctgggcggtggtggtggtggtggtggccccTGCGCGGTGGCCGCCGGGAGGGACGGCGCGGCTGGGGCCGGCGCGGACGGCGCGGTCCAGGTCGGCCACTGTGGCCccaaggcggcggcgggcggcgcgggtggcgccgcaggcggcggtggcggccactGTGGCTATGGCGGCGTCGCTGCCGCCGGTGAGAGAAACGCCGGGTAGCCCCCGGTGATGGCCGCGGGTACGGAGTACCACGGCAGGGGCTGCTGGCCCGCGGCCGCGGCCGGATGGAGCGGCGGGGGCGGCCCGTACGGGCTGGCCAAGAAGATACGGATGCCCTGGACGGCGGCGACTAAGTCGTTGAGGACGCCGGCCATGGCCTCCGGTGTGAACTGTTGCGGCGCTGGtggaggcgacggcggaggttgCTGGGTTTGCGGCTGGCCCTGGCCCTGGTCCGGCGTGGTGCCGGGGGCGGGGGAGATCGACGCCGAGAGGGAGGCGGTGGCGCCCGACGACGCAGCGGCGGCGTTGATGGAGTCggtggcagcggcggtgggggaggCGTTGGGCAGCGGCAGCTGTGGTGGCGGCGGGTTTGGAGGCGAGGACGACATGGTCGTAACCTGGGTAGCTGATACCAAGGTGTTAGGAGCTAGGGTTTTGCCCCTCCGAGGGCGTAGGTTATAGGGGAAGGAGGGAGGTGGGCGAGGGCTggagcgcggcggccggcggcgaggcgccGTCCTTgcagatcggcggcggcggcgcaagcaggaggcggctagggtttagggttccggctcctctgggagccgggcaatagattATTCTTATTGCTTGCCTCTCAAAATAGTTTTACAACTAgtatatataaccataatatgaaaATAAACCTAAGATAACTTGGGCCTTAAGCCTGCCCAGTGGGCCCACGGCGGCCATAGACCTGGCCGGTCATAACAAGAGAGTAGAACTAGACCTCGCTTGCTGTTTTCCGAAGAATCTGCATCATTTTCAAAGGCAGAGGTTAATGCTTTCCATCAAGGTGGGCACACCACCGACTAGCACATTGCTTTGGGGTGTTTAGGTTAAGATTAGAGGCACCTTTCCATTATTCTCCTTCCTTTCTGGCTTACATCACGGAAACAAAGTATGTATGCTTACATTACATTTTCAATGATGCTTATGTTCTCATTTGGGGGAACCTGAACACAATTTCAAGGGAATTCAGACAAGTCACCATGCAGTTTTAGCCCAAAATAAACACCCACATTCAACACGATTTGTGTTGGTTTACACTTTAACTTTAGTGCCCAACCACTTTTATCTTTACTTCTGCACATAACTAAAAACGGTGTGCTTTTTGTTCAGTTAGGTGCAAATGCAGTCACAGATACGCCATTGTCAAACTTATACTGTACTAACAGATCTACCAAACCACTGCATCATTGGATTCTTGCCTAATCGTCGGTCTGCAAGAACCAGTTATGTATGTAGTTTGTGATTATGAAATATCTGCTCAAAAGAGGGAGATCACATGCCATCCTTAAACCTTATATGTCTCTTTGACTTGTTTTACTGACTTATATTTTTCGGAATTCGGAGTTGTTCTGACTTGGCATCATGCAGTCTGCAACAGAGAACGGCTTCCAACTTCCATTTAAACAACACACAGAAAGACTCCAAAGAAGCACCCCTGGATCATCAATTTATCATTCCATTCCAAACACTCCAAAAAACATCTTTTTTTTTTATGAATCTATgatgaaaacagaaaaatatataaactcaaaatTCCTGTTGTAATCTCTCAAAAATTGAAAATCCTATTGCCGGATAATTCTTCTGGTGGAAACAAAACTAAGTATAAGAAGAGAGTAGAACTGGACCTCACTTCCCTTGCGTCCTTCTGATCCAATCCAAAACGTGACAACACTCTTCATGCCCAAGGAACACCTTGTTCTCTGAGCGATAGGTTTTGAGATCCTTGCTCGTGTGCACACAACTTTCCCTTTTCATTTCAAGTGATTCAGGCAGCACCATTGCATCAGAGCCATTGTAAGCGTCACAGATAAACTGAACGATTTCTTCAAAAGGCTGTGACGCGTCAACCCACTGGTAAATCTTTTCGTTGCGGAACCAGGTCATTTGCCTCCTTGAGAAGTTCCTAGACGTCTGCTGAAACTTGGTCAGGAACTCCAAGAACTCCTCTGGGGAGCTACTGCCTCCGTTCTGTCTGCAATGCAACAGGTACTCCATGGTTTGCCTGTAACCAATAGCACGGCTTGCGGAGTTCATATTCGGCTGCAACCCGATATCAAGAAGCCATGAGGCTTCTGAAAGAAGGCCTCCTGTGTCAGCCAGCATTTCCTCACACCTCAAATCAATTGATCTGTAGAGTTCAACCCGTGGGCATGCGAGGAAAAAACATAGGAAATCATACTCCAGTTCTTTCGCTTCACAGGTTGCATCATCGATTGGGGAATCAGTTAGCTTGGTGTCTTGCTGCTTCTGGAATGAGCTGTATGGTAAGGTGAAGGCAGATGCAGGGGAACCAGATGACCTGATGATCTCGAGCCTTCTGCTCAACCTGGCCCAGTTATTCGTATCCAAGTCCCGAGCTTCGGGATCCCCGGCCTTGAGCAGGAGCTCGACCGCTTCGTCCCACCGACCGCTCTCACGAAAGCCAGCGAGCTCAGACCACACGCTTGATATGATGTCGCTGGATGATTGTGGAACATTCGGCTTGCCGTATATAAACCACCGTAAGTACAGCCCAGTCCCCCCTGCGACAACTGGCACAGAGCCCCTGTCAAGAACATCTTGTGTCGCTGTTCGCGCGTCGTGGAAGAACATCCCAGCGGAGTAATCGTCGCACGCGTGCATGATGTCGATGAGGTGGTGCGGCACCATGCTCGTCTCCGAAGCGGTCGGCTTGGCTGAGCCGATGTCGAGGCTGCGGTACACCTGCACCGAGTCTGCGCTGATGATCTCTCCCCCGAGCCTCCTGGCCACCTCCAGCGCGAGCCTGCTCTTTCCGGCACCGGTGGGGCCTGATATCACGATGACCTTCCTCTTATTCCTCGTGCCGGGCGGCGGCAGAGTGGTGGCTGCGACATGCAGCTTCTTTGCAGAGCAAAGAGACGATGCGAAGCGCTGCCGCCGCGAGCACAGGGCCGGCCAGCTCCTCCAGATGCCGCGCCGCGCAGACCCGAACCCGAACCCCGGCCTCATTTCACAGCACATGATAGAGTGAGCACCTGCGCAAAGTGGACCTCAGATTGAGTTTGCAGAAGCAAGATGAAACGCAGGTGCACGGCATGGTTAAGCAGAACTGAAATGAACTTGGTTTCCTAGGCAGCATTCTGCCGAGCACCTAATGTGCATACTTAACCAACCCATCGAAATCAAAAAATGGCCGCTGCTAGCATCAAGAGAGCAACAGGTAAACGAGGTCATCAGGACTTTGTTCCTTACCGAGAAGAGAGCCGGTGAATCTGCTCCACTCCAGCCAGTGAAGCAACGGGCTTGCGGGGAGGGAACCAGGGCAGGCGCGAGCTCCGCGGGAAGtcagaggagaggaggaggaagaagagcggcCGACGGGAGGAAGGGCGTTGTTGGAGGGGAGAGCGGGAGGGCCGGGAGCTGGTCTCGCCGGCCTGCTACTACGCCAGCGGCGGcggccgagacgacgacggcgacggccaTGGCCAGGAGAAACCAACCAAACCCAAGGGAGGATAGGGCGATGGCGTTTCGTCTGGGCCCACGAGGTAAGTGGACGGGGCTTGGTCCTTCAGATGGGCTGCCAGTTGGGTTCTTATTGGACCTGGGCTGAAACCGGAGGATGGATGCGCTGCGATATGTTCCTTGGGCGGTGATCGTCTTCCGAGAGCAACTAGGTGATGAGCGCTCCTTcggaagcctcgcaacgatcagcattACTTGGCGCGCTCTCAACCGTCCGTCACGTATGCATTTTGGACGCTTTTTTGGAAATTTTTTTATTTATGCGCTCGTGTTTTCGGCTTTTAaacagtttttttctttttttttgacttTTTGATTTTTCACCTGTCTTCCTAAGCTTTTGGAAaaaaagaaaattttaaaaaaattgcgCGGAAAAACACGTTTATTTTGCTTCTGCGAggggcacggttttgcttctgtgagaggcacgattttgctttcgcgagaggcacagccatgccactcggaaacgaaaaaacacattttttccccTTTCGCCAAAGGCataattttgcttccgcgagagtcacggttgtgctttcgtgagaggggccggaaaggaaaaaaacacgttttctattttttttcgtgATAGGCAcgtttttgcttccgcgagaggcacggttgtgctttcacgagaggcacggttgtgcttcccGAGAGGCATGGTCGTTCCTCTCATAAAGGAAAAAATGACCTATTTTCCAtttttttcgtgagaggcacggttttgctcacGGCCGTTCCTCTCGGAAAGGAataaaacacgttttctgttttttttttcttccacgagaggcacgatcgtgcctctcggaaacgaaaaaaaatgtgttttctgtgttTTTTCttcccgcgagaggcacggttttgcttctgtgagaggcacgattttgcttccacgaaaggcacggttgtgctttcgcgaaaggcacggccgtgcctcttttaGAAAGGGAAAAAACCGTGCTCCTTGTTTGATTTTttcgtgaaaaaaggttcgtcaaaACTTataaacatgggatctagttttgaacatCTCAACGAGAAGAATCCAACAGTGAAAAAAGTTCaagatttggatgcacggtttaagagataaaactttttgaataaacggatctataaAAAGGGAAAACTCACAGGTTGCGACAAATGACGCACATGCAGCATGCCTCTTATCACAACCCGGTAAGATGggcatgatctttgcaagaaatacTCCTCAATTCATGATTTCGCCGTCTCTTCTTCTTTTAGAGCGACGGCGCTGGCGATGCCATCGTTGGCGCCTCCGTCGCGCCTCGACCCGCATGGCTACTACTACCTTGGCTCGTCCCCCTGGCTGCTTCCTTCGGGCCCTCCTCCCTCTACCTTTGACTTGAGAGCGGCAACACACAATGAGGAAGGGGTAATAAAACTATACCACCGTTCCGTCAACTACAAGTAttttagggtgtgtttggtagcaTTCTCAATACTACATGCTGAGTGTAGATATGCTGAATACATGCATTTACTATTGTTTTGTAGCAGTGTATATGCTAAAGCATACTAAGCTGAGACTCTGTTTGGCAGCTTGCATCTGTTTAGACACGTCGGCCGGTAGCGTAGCAACCGATATTTTCAAATAAGTGAATAAAAAAATTCAACAATTTTTTGAAACATGGAAAAAATACtctctccattcccttatacaaggccacaaactcaaattacaggtatcTAAGTAAAATTTAATGATTACTTTATAAGCCAACTTTTCTTCTTGTTATCTGGGATCATTAATACGCCCGTATGCATGCAAGGAAGGAATGGAAGGAAGTAGCacagtgtcattatgactacatacatgcaagtattaaacaagttGCTAGTACGAGAAAACATCATTACATTTTGCCTCGGTTACAGTtaatggccttgtatagatgcaaaatatatttttcatagtggccttgtataagggaatggagggggtaacattttttaaaaatcaaacattttttgaaattttggtGTTTTTTGAAAAATTAAACAAATTTTGAAAGTTTGATCCTTTTAAATCTGAATTTTAAAAATTATTTGTTGAAAATTCGAGCATTTTCTGAAAACTGAAATAAAATTAGAAATTGTGGACATTTGTTTTGGAAATTTTAACGTTTTTTGAAAATCTGTATTTTTTTTGAAAATCTTAAAATATTTTGATAATttggacattttttgaaaattttaacaaATTTTACAAATCGGGACATTTGTTTGAAAATttgaacaatttttttgaaaatctgaacaatttttattattcagaacatttttttaaatacattgTTGCCTGCTTTGTTAATGCATGCTGACCAGCTAACGACTTTTGGGGTGTTCTCTCTTCATGCATGTTACGAGGGTATTTGGGCTGAGCTTGTGCATGCAAACATAATTTGTGCATGCTACGGTCTCGCAAAAAGTGGATCATTTTCATAAATTTCGGACATAATTTGTGAAATgcgaacatttttaaatttctgaacatcttttaaaaaataaaaataaatttgaaaaaaaaggaCAATAAAATTGAAATAAAATAATAGAAAAGAAACAACAAAACGAACAAAACCTAGTTCAGGAACCTTCTACAAGTTTACCAAAACCGTAAAAAACCGGTTGGGAacaggttcccaaaaccgggaacACTGAAACAATATAACGGGGCGGCCAAATTCTGAATGATCGCTCGATGTCATGTGCAACACACTGACATGTTGACGCACCAAGAGCGCTCCCCTCGCTCTTTGGCGGACATGGATATGCAGAATAGttgcaaattttgaaaaaaaaagttcatcagttcCAAAAATGTTCAGGTTTTCCAAAACTGTTCACGGTTTAagcaaatgttcatgaatttgtaaaAAAAACAATTGAATTTAACTTTTAGTAATTTTAAaacatgttcatgatttcaaaaaatgttcataaatgaaAAACTATTCACGATTTAGGAGAATTTTCAGGAATTTGTAAAAAAAAAGTTCTTGAATTTTAAAACATGTCCTCTAATTCGAAAAATTGTTTGTGAACTTAAAACATATTCAAGATTGCAAAAATGTTTACAATTCAAGACAAATGTTCgtgaattccaaaaatgttcacTGTTTGAGAGAATATTCAGGAATTTGCATAAACTTTTCATGAATCTATAAAATGTTCAcaacttcaaaaatgttcatgtctttataaaatattcatgatttcaaaaGATGTTCAAGAATTTGAAAGAAGTCGAAAATTGCAAAAGAAAAGGAAGCAAACAAGAATTAATAGAAAAATGAAAcaagaagaaaataaaaatgaaaaaaagaaaagaaacataaAAGAAAAAACGGAATAGTAAAGAAAAAAGAGAAATATAAACCGGATAATGAGCTTGGCCCATATGAATACCTAGCCGGTGACGAATAAGTTTCCCGGTCTGACTTCTAGAGAGCTGCGTACTTCCAGCACTGATAATTTCCCGGTCTGGCAGCACATGAGCTGCATGTTCGAATACTTCGAGTTTCACCCATTTTATTACTTTGCTTAAGTTTTAAATAATTTTAGACACATATTTTCAAAGTTAATTTACTTAATTTCTTTTAAAATGTTAACTCAGTGTAAGAAGATAATCCTGCATTTTTTGGAAATTATTGACAACATTCAAAGAATATGTTTATGACATGTAATAAATGCTCACTCTTTTGAAAATAAATCTCCACATTCAGATTTTCTTTACAATCTTATAATTATTTATAGAATGTAAACAAATTATAAAATGAAATATATGTTTCGAAAATAAAAGTTATTTTGTGAATTTATAAAAAATCATGTGTTCAAAATTTTTATCCCTGACATTACTGAAAGCTGTtcgtgaaatttgtaaaaatgtatcctatgactcaataaaaatGTACATGACATTTTATAAACCTTTCACATGTCAAGTTcattaattattttaaaaaaaatattttgtgACATTCTTAAAAAATCTCATGCATTTCAAAAAGTTTTTTGGTAAAAACTTCATATCTATTTATCAACTGTCAAAGTAGTACAAAGAACGTCAGATAAAAAATTACATCTAGatttgtagaccacctagcgacaagtAGAAGCACTAGGGTGAGCCGAAGGTGTGCTGTTGTCCTCGCCCCGCCTTGTATccgtcccgaataccctgcaacggatgttggaataggtccggagagtgggaccatgggagacaacacctgcttccttagtaacatcagcagtgccctgtatacaggcAAGAAGAGgtaatccatcggaataagttgccaggcaccactgagtatgtaggtcctgctcgtcctcatgctcgtgatcatcaccatcgtcatctcccccttggttataatttttttcaactATAGGtgatggaatgttcacaggaccttgaaaacacaagaaggttaattagtactgGGATactaactcgcatgcatgtggataaAACAAttctaattacggtggaagacaaatgtaccgaaacaatgaggattccatgcaaaaaacagtgccacgagtggtggcaacaaacacaaaacgctcgtattgaattgcatcacagtactcatccgtgtatagagattgatttttgagcaatatccatcgaggcgtggaattgaggacggcaacaagcttgtcgaagatagcaacaatatgatagttcgtgtaatcccaagaacggttgggaactcgacaaattgctatcttccgtagacgacagtcaccatgatcatatttgaacctaCGTAGTTCATctatgtgctcaacctcagggcactctgagatttttgaaagtgtcccactcgcagttgtacccaatataaacaacccaatctccatttgcgtctGCCCAGGCCTtgcccttaagcgatggcatcttaacatcacacgtatcattatcaagcggcatcaacttgcacaaggcgaggcttccgtctTCCCCCTGCAAGCAAGTAGGGTCATGACAaaaaagataggggagatcaaaccgctcctgaacccttgggctctttttaatgatgttatttgttgagtcgagaatggtctcgaATGAACTTGCCATGCTAGCCGTGGTGATGACGCCGCACCAATCACTGAGTTCCTCCATCACGCCATCCTTCAGATcgaggcaagaataacggggtcgtttccggcttgttccctccatcgagaagacgaacaatggcaCAAGGAAGAGtcaaggcaaatggagggaggaagatcgTGAGACAACAGTTTCAAATCAAGAGGGAAAAGCGAAGAGGCGGCGAAGGATTGCCATGGTATagaaagaggctagtggggagcggacGGTTGCCACGATATaggaagaggctagtggggagcagacagtcatttttttggtttttgtttCGTACAGTAGgagcatatactccctccattcctttatataatgtgtatttgttttttgataaaatttcagaatgtaaggtgcatttcttatAATTCCTCATAATTCCCTTGTTAATTCTCCAGAAAAAGGGAAAATATCTTTCTCCTGATTGTTTGTATCTCTCTTTGTAGTAAAAGAAGGAAAGCATCCCTCAGTCGATTGCATGTATCTCATACTTTCTTCGACTAACTGATTTACTTGCAACTAACAAATAAATTTGCCAAGGGTAATTTCATCTTAACATGTCTATAATTACGTATGGTAGAAGTATACAGTACGTGTTGAAGAGGGTGGCCGAGGGCAACATATACTACGTGTCATATAAGACAATCACTCGCGTGCGATGCTTCCGTCCGCGGGCCCCGCAAGGTTGTCCTCCGTCACTTTGACCCAACAAGGAGGTTTCTTTTTGGGTTGTTGCGGTAGGAGTacatagtacgcgtcgaagaggggaggagggggccggggcAGCACATACTACACACATGTCATGAACGGTCTCGCTCCGTGTGGGGACTTTTCGGTATCCGAGGCAGGTGCCACAAAGAATTTGTGCATATTGGGTATTAAAAACATCACCAACACATTGGGCCACGTGCAGACGATGGTTGTCACTCATTTGCATGTGACGCTTCCCTccatgggcccgcgaggtcgttgtCCATCTAACATATGACACAATGAGAAAGGTGACTTGATGACCAAGGAGGATTGTTTTTGGGTTGTGTTACAGTAAGTAGGAGTATATATTACGCATCAAAGAGGGGAGGGGGTAGCATATATATACTGGGTGTCATGAAGCTCGGTTCGTGTGGGGGACTTAAAGGTTTCTGAGGCAGGTGCCACACCGAAGTTCTGCATATACATTAGAtattcaaacatcacaaccacacGTCTCCATACATGTGTTTGGCCCACAAGCAAGTGATGGCGGTTGTCCTCTAGCACTCACCCATGTGGTTATCAGCGAGATGCTTCGTCCATCTCTGTGTGCCCGCTTGGTCAATCACTTTAACCAACATCgaaagaggttaatttgacttataaTTAGGAGGGGATTAAATTTTGGTTCTTCTTATACGGTACGGTACATGCATGTCATGATGTGAGAGATACCATATTATACTTTGAGCGCATGTGTGCGCACGAATCCCTCTGGACTGTGCGATTTTCGACGGATGCATGCGCCACATCAAAATGTCGTGATTTTGGTATTCAAACATATATGCATACATCACGCATGTCCATACATATATTTGGGGcacatgcatgtagtggttgtctatGGACAGTCTCCCCCACTTGGTTATCATCGACgtcctatatattcatgggcccacATGGACGTCCATCAATTCGACCAACAACGCGAGAAAGGTTACCAGGGTcgattcttcttctcttggttcgcgTTACCATATAGTCGTACGTCGATCATGGTGAGATTCGAGATCTAATCAAGGGCTTGCATACACATGAATCCCTATAAATATACTATATATACACATCATGAACCCTCGCTCCATGTAGGGACTTTCCGGTTCCAAAAGCACGGTACCGGATACTTATCACTGTaagtgtttcggggggtaccggatacttatcgggtcaccaggggtttcgggcaccccgtgcaaaagatatgggccttataggCCAGGAGGggaacgcaccagccacaaggggctggtgtgccccacaTATGGGCCGAACAGGGAtggggaaggaaaggggaagggagaaagGCAAgtttggattaggattcccacttccttctctccccccctctttccttccccgtcCGTCAAATATGGCGGTGGGCGCAGGGCAAGGAATCCCCAAGGGGGCCGGCAGCTAGTACTTGGgcgcctcctggcctctcccctcccctccccccccacacacaacatcaactgttagccgtgtgcggcgccccctccacagtttacacccccggtcatattcttgcggtgcttaggcgaggccctgcATGGATCGCATCACCATCactatcaccacgccgtcgtgccgatggaactaatctacttcctcgacatctttgctggatcaagaggatgagggacgtcatcgagctgaacgtgtgcataactcagaggtgccatacgttcggtacttgatcggtcggagctaaaagaagttcgactacatcaatcgcgttgtcaaatgcttctg
It contains:
- the LOC119335481 gene encoding tRNA dimethylallyltransferase 9-like; amino-acid sequence: MCCEMRPGFGFGSARRGIWRSWPALCSRRQRFASSLCSAKKLHVAATTLPPPGTRNKRKVIVISGPTGAGKSRLALEVARRLGGEIISADSVQVYRSLDIGSAKPTASETSMVPHHLIDIMHACDDYSAGMFFHDARTATQDVLDRGSVPVVAGGTGLYLRWFIYGKPNVPQSSSDIISSVWSELAGFRESGRWDEAVELLLKAGDPEARDLDTNNWARLSRRLEIIRSSGSPASAFTLPYSSFQKQQDTKLTDSPIDDATCEAKELEYDFLCFFLACPRVELYRSIDLRCEEMLADTGGLLSEASWLLDIGLQPNMNSASRAIGYRQTMEYLLHCRQNGGSSSPEEFLEFLTKFQQTSRNFSRRQMTWFRNEKIYQWVDASQPFEEIVQFICDAYNGSDAMVLPESLEMKRESCVHTSKDLKTYRSENKVFLGHEECCHVLDWIRRTQGK